From Streptomyces asiaticus, one genomic window encodes:
- a CDS encoding acylneuraminate cytidylyltransferase, producing the protein MTASSPCVLAVIPARGGSKGVPAKNLAAVGGVPLVARAVMECRASRLVTDVVVSTDDTGIAAAARGAGAVVIQRPTDIAGDTATSEAAVIHAMDAYEASHDTTVDVVLLVQCTSPFIISEDIDGVAAAVAEKGADTALTVAPFHGFVWREGENPEADGGDGVNHDKSYRPRRQDRPQDFLETGAAYAMDARGFREAGHRFFGRTDLVRTDPARVLEIDDPHDLARARALAPLFDAERPGALPTRDDIDAVVLDFDGTQTDDRVLVDSDGRELVAVHRGDGLGIAALRRAELALLILSTEKNPVVAARARKLQVPVLHGIDRKDLALKQWCEEQGIAPERVLYVGNDVNDLPCFGLVGWPVAVAGAHDVVRGAARAVTSTPGGDGAIREIASWILGKELS; encoded by the coding sequence ATGACCGCATCGAGCCCGTGTGTGCTCGCCGTGATCCCCGCCCGTGGCGGATCGAAGGGCGTCCCCGCGAAGAACCTCGCCGCCGTCGGCGGTGTGCCGCTGGTCGCCCGCGCGGTCATGGAGTGCCGGGCGAGCCGCCTGGTGACGGACGTGGTCGTCTCCACCGACGACACCGGCATCGCGGCCGCGGCGCGCGGGGCCGGCGCGGTGGTCATCCAGCGGCCCACCGACATCGCGGGGGACACCGCCACCAGCGAGGCCGCGGTGATCCACGCGATGGACGCCTACGAGGCGTCGCACGACACCACCGTGGACGTGGTGCTCCTGGTGCAGTGCACCAGCCCCTTCATCATCAGCGAGGACATCGACGGGGTGGCCGCGGCGGTCGCCGAGAAGGGCGCCGACACCGCCCTGACCGTCGCCCCCTTCCACGGCTTCGTCTGGCGCGAGGGCGAGAACCCCGAGGCGGACGGCGGCGACGGGGTCAACCACGACAAGTCGTACCGCCCGCGCCGCCAGGACCGCCCCCAGGACTTCCTGGAGACCGGCGCCGCCTACGCGATGGACGCGCGCGGCTTCCGCGAGGCCGGGCACCGCTTCTTCGGCCGTACCGACCTGGTGCGCACCGACCCCGCCCGGGTGCTGGAGATCGACGATCCGCACGATCTGGCCCGCGCCCGCGCGCTCGCCCCGCTGTTCGACGCCGAGCGGCCGGGCGCCCTCCCCACCCGCGACGACATCGACGCGGTGGTACTCGACTTCGACGGCACCCAGACCGACGACAGGGTGCTCGTCGACTCCGATGGACGCGAACTCGTGGCCGTGCACCGCGGCGACGGGCTCGGGATCGCCGCCCTGCGCCGCGCTGAGCTGGCGCTGCTGATCCTGTCCACGGAAAAGAACCCGGTCGTCGCCGCACGGGCCCGCAAACTCCAGGTCCCCGTGCTCCATGGCATCGACCGAAAAGATCTCGCACTGAAGCAGTGGTGCGAGGAGCAGGGCATCGCGCCGGAGCGCGTGCTCTACGTCGGCAACGACGTCAACGACCTCCCGTGCTTCGGCCTCGTCGGCTGGCCCGTGGCGGTCGCAGGTGCGCACGACGTCGTGCGCGGCGCTGCACGTGCGGTCACCTCCACCCCCGGAGGGGACGGCGCGATCCGCGAGATCGCCTCGTGGATTCTCGGAAAGGAACTGTCTTAA
- a CDS encoding CoA transferase, whose protein sequence is MTRSDVSPRDTRDAATAHAWAALGGDPALLERVTYRAVSGGLPARLPVAELARATVGVCSLAAAELGARRSGGAVPAVRVDEGAVATAFVSERHLRIDGRRPTNFAPLSGFWRAADGWVRTHANYPHHRARLLTALGLPGDSGPDELAVALAARPARAIQETVYAAGGLAVAVAEPGESEIPLGALPLIESRRVGDAAPRGLREAPLPANGDLSASGDLSASGVRVLDLTRVIAGPVATRTLALLGADVLRIDSPRLPEDPDAHADTGFGKRSAALDLAAPEDRRTFEALLADADVVVTGYRPGALDHFGLAPDALLERHPGLVVAQLCAWGWSGPWAGRRGFDSLVQAATGIAAIEAKGDGDGPPGALPAQALDHGTGYLLAAAVLRGLTERHGIGGGRHLRLSLAGTASWLIHGIAPAAEVDGPVHDPALWLAETASDLGALRHARAPIAAPAGPLDWARPPGRLGADDPRWL, encoded by the coding sequence ATGACGAGGAGCGATGTATCACCACGGGACACGCGGGACGCGGCCACCGCCCACGCGTGGGCCGCCCTCGGCGGCGACCCCGCGCTGCTGGAGCGGGTGACGTACCGCGCGGTGAGCGGCGGACTGCCCGCCCGGCTGCCCGTGGCCGAGCTGGCCCGCGCCACCGTGGGCGTCTGCTCGCTGGCCGCCGCCGAACTGGGCGCGCGGCGCTCCGGCGGGGCGGTTCCGGCGGTACGGGTCGACGAGGGTGCCGTCGCCACCGCGTTCGTCAGCGAACGGCACCTGCGGATCGACGGCCGGAGGCCCACCAACTTCGCCCCGCTGTCCGGCTTCTGGCGTGCGGCCGACGGGTGGGTCCGTACGCACGCCAACTACCCGCACCACCGGGCCCGGCTGCTCACCGCCCTGGGCCTGCCCGGTGACAGCGGGCCGGACGAACTCGCGGTGGCGCTCGCGGCCCGCCCCGCCCGCGCGATCCAGGAGACCGTTTACGCGGCGGGCGGTTTGGCGGTGGCCGTGGCGGAGCCGGGTGAGAGCGAGATCCCGCTGGGCGCGCTGCCGTTGATCGAGTCCCGGCGGGTCGGGGATGCCGCCCCGCGCGGCCTCCGGGAGGCGCCCCTGCCTGCGAACGGCGATCTGTCGGCGAGCGGCGATCTGTCGGCGAGCGGCGTGCGCGTGCTCGATCTGACCCGGGTCATCGCCGGACCGGTGGCCACCCGCACCCTGGCCCTGCTCGGCGCCGACGTGCTGCGCATCGACTCACCCCGGCTGCCCGAGGATCCGGACGCCCACGCCGACACCGGTTTCGGCAAGCGCTCCGCCGCACTCGACCTCGCCGCGCCCGAGGACCGCCGGACCTTCGAGGCGCTGCTCGCCGACGCCGATGTGGTGGTCACCGGCTACCGCCCCGGTGCGCTCGACCACTTCGGGCTCGCCCCGGACGCCCTGCTGGAGCGCCACCCCGGGCTGGTCGTGGCCCAGTTGTGCGCATGGGGCTGGTCCGGGCCCTGGGCCGGGCGGCGTGGTTTCGACAGCCTGGTCCAGGCGGCCACCGGTATCGCCGCGATCGAGGCGAAGGGCGATGGCGACGGCCCTCCGGGGGCGCTACCCGCCCAGGCGCTCGACCATGGCACCGGGTATCTGCTGGCGGCGGCGGTGCTGCGGGGGCTGACTGAGCGCCATGGCATCGGCGGGGGGCGCCATCTGCGGCTCTCCCTCGCGGGTACGGCGTCCTGGCTGATCCACGGCATCGCTCCCGCCGCCGAGGTGGACGGCCCCGTCCATGACCCGGCGCTCTGGCTGGCCGAGACCGCCTCCGACCTGGGCGCGCTGCGCCACGCTCGCGCGCCGATCGCCGCCCCGGCCGGCCCCCTCGACTGGGCCCGCCCACCCGGCCGCCTGGGCGCCGACGACCCGCGCTGGCTCTGA
- a CDS encoding DUF6716 putative glycosyltransferase, with amino-acid sequence MSSRTKSPVRVAVLADSDTRWKWGALTAHRLVPDGSDSASERRLDGFLLRGRATPTARQLTEVGVRADAMREVTGVEFVRAMDRERYDVIVLSLVGGAVQAMLHGLRHAWEGAERRPVVVTGYVGVVYEKLADGLLLRHGADVVLANSRHDAERFRDVYKGVGADAESVVECALPFLGGDRYDEKARLGREYPGGTVVFAVQPSVPDNRADRTYLLRRAVEHARRHPDREVVVKLRSKPGEHTTHIEELPYQKLIAKFGDDLPANFRLAYGNMGEVLDTADLLVTVSSTAALESLHRSIPTAVLTDLGVRETLGNHHFLGSGCLASWDQLDAGHLPEPDAEWLSRQGVAADGPYETWFDAARERVAELAAAPALPPLDPFYTPVTAPGYLPGRLARYGFEPDGSPRPGASAENEAQVSALRRVVRNTMREAARGAYRHGVQRVAPVIRRMGEL; translated from the coding sequence GTGTCCTCACGTACCAAATCCCCTGTGCGAGTCGCCGTGCTCGCCGACTCCGACACCCGGTGGAAATGGGGCGCGCTCACCGCGCATCGCCTCGTACCGGATGGGTCGGATTCAGCCTCGGAGCGCCGCCTCGACGGCTTCCTGCTGCGCGGCCGCGCCACGCCGACCGCCCGGCAGCTCACCGAGGTCGGGGTGCGCGCCGACGCGATGCGCGAGGTCACGGGCGTGGAATTCGTCCGGGCGATGGACCGTGAGCGCTATGACGTGATCGTCCTCTCCCTGGTCGGCGGCGCCGTCCAGGCCATGCTGCACGGACTGCGCCACGCCTGGGAGGGCGCCGAACGCCGCCCCGTGGTCGTCACCGGCTATGTCGGGGTCGTCTACGAGAAGCTGGCCGACGGGCTGCTGCTGCGCCACGGCGCCGATGTGGTGCTGGCCAACTCGCGCCATGACGCCGAGCGCTTCCGTGACGTCTACAAGGGCGTCGGCGCCGACGCGGAGAGCGTCGTGGAGTGCGCGCTGCCCTTCCTCGGCGGCGACCGCTACGACGAGAAGGCGCGGCTGGGCCGGGAGTACCCCGGCGGCACGGTCGTCTTCGCCGTCCAGCCGTCCGTCCCGGACAACCGCGCCGACCGCACCTATCTGCTGCGCCGCGCGGTGGAGCACGCGCGCCGCCACCCGGACCGCGAGGTCGTGGTCAAGCTGCGCTCCAAGCCGGGCGAGCACACCACCCACATCGAGGAGCTTCCCTACCAGAAGCTGATCGCGAAGTTCGGCGACGATCTGCCCGCGAACTTCCGGCTCGCCTACGGCAACATGGGCGAGGTCCTGGACACCGCGGACCTGCTGGTCACGGTCAGCTCCACGGCCGCCCTGGAGTCGCTGCACCGCTCCATACCGACCGCCGTGCTCACCGACCTCGGGGTGCGGGAGACGCTCGGCAACCACCACTTCCTCGGCTCCGGCTGTCTGGCCTCCTGGGACCAGCTGGACGCCGGGCACCTGCCCGAGCCGGACGCCGAGTGGCTCAGCCGCCAGGGCGTGGCCGCCGACGGGCCGTACGAGACCTGGTTCGACGCCGCGCGGGAGCGGGTGGCCGAGCTGGCCGCCGCACCGGCCCTGCCGCCGCTGGACCCCTTCTACACCCCCGTCACCGCACCCGGCTATCTGCCCGGCCGACTCGCCCGGTACGGCTTCGAGCCGGACGGCTCACCACGCCCCGGGGCCTCCGCCGAGAACGAGGCGCAGGTCTCCGCGTTGCGGCGGGTGGTGCGCAACACGATGCGGGAAGCGGCCCGCGGCGCCTATCGCCATGGCGTCCAGCGCGTGGCTCCCGTCATCCGGCGGATGGGGGAGCTGTGA
- a CDS encoding acyltransferase family protein, with the protein MALERSAERTAKAAARGGGRPQVRLRALDGLRLLAALMVAAYHYGGRDGEITRAWGSSPRAQFPTLSSYFAYGCLGVQIFFVISGFVICMSGWGRPLRSFFASRVSRLYPAYWVAIILVTGVFALPWVAYKAVSPSDALVNLTMLQQPLGVDRVLGVCWTLWAELRFYALFALFVVLPGATRHRVVLFCAVWTLGSAFAEASGLPLLNVVLMPEYSSYFIGGMGIYLLHRFGHDALAWGIIGISFLIGQHYAIRELWHPANIDAFSYRSATGIIAVVAFGYVAVTLIALGKLNWANWRWLTVAGALTYPFYLVHEHLGWVVVWVLHQKLGIPSYGTFALTVLVMLGLAWLLYRFIEQRFTPMIKRSLSTARL; encoded by the coding sequence ATGGCCCTGGAGCGATCCGCCGAACGCACCGCCAAGGCGGCAGCGCGCGGCGGAGGCCGTCCTCAGGTGCGGCTGCGGGCGCTGGACGGGCTGCGCCTGCTCGCCGCGCTCATGGTGGCCGCGTACCACTACGGCGGCCGCGACGGTGAGATAACCCGGGCGTGGGGCTCCTCGCCCCGCGCCCAGTTCCCCACCCTCTCCAGCTACTTCGCCTACGGCTGTCTGGGCGTCCAGATCTTCTTCGTCATCAGCGGCTTCGTCATCTGCATGAGCGGATGGGGACGGCCGCTGCGCTCGTTCTTCGCCTCCCGCGTCTCCCGCCTCTACCCCGCCTACTGGGTCGCGATCATCCTGGTGACCGGCGTCTTCGCGCTGCCCTGGGTCGCCTACAAGGCGGTGTCGCCCAGCGACGCGCTGGTCAACCTCACCATGCTCCAGCAGCCGCTCGGCGTGGACCGGGTGCTGGGCGTGTGCTGGACGCTCTGGGCGGAGCTGCGCTTCTACGCCCTCTTCGCGCTGTTCGTGGTGCTCCCGGGCGCGACCCGGCACCGCGTGGTGCTCTTCTGCGCCGTCTGGACGCTGGGCTCTGCGTTCGCCGAGGCGTCGGGCCTGCCGCTGCTGAACGTGGTCCTGATGCCGGAGTACTCCTCGTACTTCATCGGCGGCATGGGCATCTATCTGCTCCACCGCTTCGGCCATGACGCCCTGGCCTGGGGCATCATCGGAATCAGCTTCCTGATCGGCCAGCACTACGCGATCCGTGAGCTGTGGCATCCGGCCAACATCGACGCCTTCTCCTACCGGTCGGCCACCGGCATCATCGCCGTGGTCGCCTTCGGCTATGTGGCGGTCACGCTGATCGCGCTGGGCAAGCTGAACTGGGCCAACTGGCGCTGGCTGACCGTGGCGGGCGCCCTGACCTACCCGTTCTACCTGGTCCATGAGCATCTGGGCTGGGTGGTCGTCTGGGTGCTCCACCAGAAGCTGGGCATCCCCTCCTACGGGACGTTCGCGCTGACGGTGCTGGTGATGCTGGGCCTCGCCTGGCTGCTGTACCGGTTTATCGAGCAGCGGTTCACGCCGATGATCAAGCGCTCGCTGAGTACGGCCCGGCTGTAG
- a CDS encoding aminoglycoside phosphotransferase family protein — MSASTMHAGERPIDAALVRRLLAAQFPRWAGLPIERFASSGTVNALFRLGDDLAVRLPRIAGGAGDVEREHHWLPRLAPALPVPIPAVLGRGAPGDGFPWPWTVHRWLDGENPREGRVARPGALAADLAEFIVALRRIEPADGPPAYRGGPLREVDEETRTAIGLLRGSAGAIDTDAATAAWEEALAAPGWDGPPVWVHSDLMPGNLLVADGRLSAVIDFGTAGVGDPACDLIPAWNLLPASVRKDFRAALGVDDATWARGRGWALSMALIQLPYYRETNPAMAANARHVIDQVLCQRNA, encoded by the coding sequence ATGAGCGCGAGCACGATGCACGCCGGCGAACGGCCCATCGACGCGGCTCTCGTACGGCGGCTGCTCGCCGCGCAGTTCCCCCGGTGGGCGGGGCTGCCCATCGAACGGTTCGCCTCGTCCGGCACCGTCAACGCCCTGTTCCGGCTCGGCGACGACCTCGCCGTACGGCTGCCGAGGATCGCGGGCGGCGCCGGGGACGTGGAGCGGGAGCACCACTGGCTGCCCCGGCTCGCCCCCGCGCTGCCGGTCCCCATCCCCGCGGTGCTCGGCAGGGGCGCGCCGGGCGACGGCTTCCCCTGGCCGTGGACCGTGCACCGCTGGCTCGACGGGGAGAACCCCCGGGAGGGGCGGGTCGCCCGGCCCGGAGCACTCGCCGCCGACCTCGCGGAGTTCATCGTCGCGCTGCGCCGGATCGAGCCCGCGGACGGGCCGCCCGCGTACCGGGGCGGACCGCTGCGGGAGGTGGACGAGGAGACCCGTACCGCGATCGGCCTGTTGCGCGGATCAGCGGGCGCGATCGACACCGACGCGGCCACCGCGGCGTGGGAGGAGGCGCTGGCGGCGCCCGGCTGGGACGGGCCGCCGGTGTGGGTGCACTCGGATCTGATGCCGGGCAATCTGCTGGTCGCGGACGGTCGGCTGAGCGCGGTGATCGACTTCGGGACCGCCGGGGTGGGCGACCCCGCCTGCGATCTGATCCCGGCCTGGAACCTGCTCCCGGCGTCGGTACGGAAGGACTTCCGCGCCGCGCTCGGCGTGGACGACGCCACCTGGGCGCGGGGCCGGGGCTGGGCCCTGAGCATGGCGCTCATCCAGCTCCCGTACTACCGCGAGACGAACCCGGCGATGGCGGCCAACGCACGCCATGTCATCGACCAGGTGCTGTGCCAAAGAAACGCCTAG
- a CDS encoding glycosyltransferase family 2 protein has product MVKLSVIVPFYNVQTYAPDTLRSLRANAREDFEFILVDDCATDGTPEILERAERDLPGAVYVRHEKNGGLATARNTGLDNATGEYIAFLDGDDWLAPGYYAQLLAAIEDLGCDFVRTDHVQCTARARSITRVPHGRRNEVMNPRDVILPADRSTSVDYPYAWAGMYHRRLVDEGLLHFTHGLRTAEDRPWIWRLHREARSFAVLGLAGVFYRRGVSSSLTQIGDVRQLDFIRAFDQVIEETARDRDADALLPKAVRTYCAIISHHLGNIERFEPQVARKLRSMSAAAMKRMPQDVLKDALDSMDYERAARLRRVKRRSAGAEVAA; this is encoded by the coding sequence GTGGTTAAGCTCTCCGTCATCGTGCCGTTCTACAACGTGCAGACCTATGCCCCCGACACGCTCAGAAGTCTGCGCGCGAACGCGCGCGAGGACTTCGAATTCATTCTCGTCGACGACTGTGCCACCGACGGGACGCCGGAGATCCTGGAGCGGGCAGAACGCGACCTTCCGGGGGCCGTCTACGTACGGCATGAGAAGAACGGTGGGCTGGCCACCGCGCGGAACACCGGCCTGGACAACGCCACGGGGGAGTACATCGCCTTCCTCGACGGCGACGACTGGCTGGCCCCCGGCTACTACGCCCAGCTGCTCGCGGCGATCGAGGACTTGGGGTGCGACTTCGTCCGCACCGACCATGTCCAGTGCACCGCCCGGGCGCGCTCCATCACCCGGGTGCCGCACGGCCGCCGCAATGAGGTGATGAACCCTCGGGACGTGATCCTCCCGGCCGACCGCTCCACCTCCGTCGACTACCCCTACGCCTGGGCGGGCATGTACCACCGCCGCCTGGTCGACGAGGGGCTGCTGCACTTCACCCACGGGCTGCGCACCGCAGAGGACCGGCCCTGGATCTGGCGGCTGCACCGCGAGGCCCGCAGCTTCGCCGTCCTCGGCCTGGCCGGGGTGTTCTACCGGCGCGGGGTCTCCTCCTCGCTCACCCAGATCGGCGATGTGCGGCAGCTGGACTTCATTCGCGCATTCGACCAGGTGATCGAGGAAACCGCGCGGGACCGCGACGCCGACGCCCTGCTGCCGAAGGCCGTCCGCACCTATTGCGCGATCATTTCCCACCACCTCGGCAACATCGAGAGATTCGAACCACAAGTGGCACGCAAACTCCGTTCCATGTCGGCGGCGGCGATGAAACGCATGCCCCAGGACGTATTGAAGGACGCACTGGATTCCATGGACTACGAGCGCGCCGCACGACTGCGGCGAGTCAAGCGCCGGTCCGCGGGGGCGGAGGTGGCGGCCTGA
- a CDS encoding polysialyltransferase family glycosyltransferase, which translates to MSAYKPLAERKRTQIFLASTLYGAATLAAAIDAGSVGPADRRLLLISNNAATPETTPPVDEMPGFERLRGRFDRVLSWNETISPFHPGGWAPRVDDAPLWERHLRLLWNLGDDKIELILESIQVNPAMAVANVFQGAPIDVYADGLMSYGPTRNKLDPLIGTRIRRLLHLDLVPGLRPLLLTEFGVEPEILPTEVFTKVLSEVAEAAPRSVASASERIAVGNGPALLLGQYLSALDILSPQEEEELHLRMLRGAVALGHRTVVFKPHPTAPARWSRMLEKKAAELGAELTVMDTPVLAEVLYQRMSPALVIGCFSTALLTADVFYGLPVARIGTDTLLERLTPYQNSNRVPVTIVDALLPDLENHKAVAAAQPVDERAGKRLTGLVTAVGFCMQAKIYPDLRPAAERYLAAHLDNNTWRYFKKRRLTALALPGAVPSQLAFIPRNETVRRVARRARALKRAALKRTVTG; encoded by the coding sequence ATGTCCGCCTACAAGCCCCTGGCGGAGCGCAAGCGCACCCAGATCTTCCTCGCCTCGACCCTCTACGGGGCGGCGACCCTCGCGGCCGCGATCGACGCGGGCAGCGTCGGCCCGGCCGACCGCCGGCTGCTGCTGATCAGCAACAACGCCGCGACACCGGAGACCACCCCGCCGGTGGACGAGATGCCCGGCTTCGAGCGACTGCGCGGCCGCTTCGACCGGGTGCTGTCCTGGAACGAGACGATCTCGCCGTTCCACCCCGGCGGCTGGGCCCCGCGCGTCGACGACGCCCCGCTGTGGGAGCGCCATCTGCGGCTGCTGTGGAACCTCGGCGACGACAAGATCGAGCTGATCCTGGAGTCCATCCAGGTCAACCCGGCGATGGCGGTCGCCAATGTGTTCCAGGGCGCGCCCATCGACGTCTACGCGGACGGGCTGATGAGCTACGGCCCGACCCGCAACAAGCTGGACCCGCTGATCGGCACCCGGATCCGCCGACTGCTCCACCTCGACCTGGTGCCCGGGCTGCGGCCGCTGCTGCTGACCGAGTTCGGCGTCGAGCCGGAGATCCTGCCGACCGAGGTGTTCACCAAGGTGCTCAGCGAGGTGGCCGAGGCCGCCCCGCGCAGCGTCGCCTCCGCCAGCGAGCGGATCGCGGTCGGCAACGGCCCGGCGCTGCTGCTCGGCCAGTACCTGTCCGCGCTGGACATCCTCTCCCCGCAGGAGGAGGAAGAGCTGCATCTGCGGATGCTGCGCGGCGCCGTGGCGCTGGGCCATCGCACCGTCGTCTTCAAGCCGCACCCCACCGCCCCGGCCCGCTGGTCGCGGATGCTGGAGAAGAAGGCCGCCGAGCTGGGCGCGGAGCTGACCGTCATGGACACCCCGGTCCTCGCCGAGGTGCTGTACCAGCGGATGAGCCCGGCCCTGGTCATCGGCTGCTTCTCCACCGCGCTGCTCACCGCCGACGTCTTCTACGGGCTGCCGGTGGCCCGGATCGGCACCGACACGCTGCTGGAGCGGCTCACCCCGTACCAGAACAGCAACCGCGTGCCGGTGACGATCGTGGACGCGCTGCTGCCCGACCTCGAGAACCACAAGGCGGTGGCCGCCGCCCAGCCGGTGGACGAGCGGGCGGGCAAGCGGCTGACCGGGCTGGTCACCGCGGTCGGCTTCTGCATGCAGGCCAAGATCTACCCGGATCTGCGGCCCGCGGCCGAGCGCTATCTGGCCGCCCACCTGGACAACAACACCTGGCGCTACTTCAAGAAGCGCCGGCTGACCGCGCTCGCCCTGCCCGGGGCGGTGCCCTCGCAGCTGGCGTTCATCCCGCGCAATGAGACGGTGCGCAGGGTGGCGCGCCGGGCCCGGGCCCTGAAGCGGGCCGCCCTCAAGCGGACGGTCACCGGATGA